The Citrifermentans bemidjiense Bem genome window below encodes:
- the thiD gene encoding bifunctional hydroxymethylpyrimidine kinase/phosphomethylpyrimidine kinase: MLRLVVDHSGKERRIGGLYLITDQAERLVHRVREALSSGGVAVLQYRDKVRSYEERLELGQELKHLCTEFQVEFIVNDDVELAFALDADGVHLGQDDGDPAAAREALGPKKMIGISTHSLTEALEAQEAGADYVGFGAIYPTDSKEVEHIQGPEKLVLLKEKLRIPVVAIGGITRDNACAVIDAGADAIAVISAVLSARSPALAATELALLFNRKAMQPRGGVLTVAGSDSGGGAGIQADLKTVTLLGSYGASAVTALTAQNTRGVTAIHPVPAAFLAEQIDAVLTDIPIDVVKVGMLSSAENAATLADRLTDHGVRMVVLDPVMSAKGGVALMEDEALGVLKQRLIPLCYLLTPNIPEAEALTGLTITDTAGMELAARALHLMGAKHVLVKGGHLTEGVVTDILFDGAGFTRFTAPRVLTRNTHGTGCTLASAIASYLAQGEPLPGAVLRAKLFVTRAIKYAQPLGKGHGPVNHFMAARDQAE, translated from the coding sequence GTGCTAAGACTCGTGGTGGATCATAGTGGCAAGGAGCGGCGCATAGGGGGGCTCTACCTCATCACGGATCAAGCTGAGCGCCTGGTCCACCGCGTGCGCGAGGCGCTCTCCTCGGGAGGGGTCGCCGTCCTGCAGTACCGGGACAAGGTCCGCAGCTACGAGGAACGCCTGGAACTGGGACAGGAGCTGAAACACCTCTGCACGGAATTCCAGGTGGAATTCATCGTCAACGACGACGTCGAACTGGCCTTCGCCCTCGACGCCGACGGCGTCCATCTGGGGCAGGACGACGGCGACCCGGCCGCGGCACGCGAGGCGCTCGGCCCCAAAAAGATGATCGGGATCTCGACCCATTCGCTCACGGAAGCGCTCGAGGCGCAGGAGGCCGGCGCCGACTACGTCGGCTTCGGAGCCATCTACCCCACCGACAGCAAGGAGGTCGAGCATATCCAGGGGCCGGAGAAGCTCGTGCTTTTGAAGGAAAAGCTGAGGATACCGGTGGTCGCCATCGGCGGCATCACCAGGGACAACGCCTGCGCGGTGATCGACGCCGGAGCCGACGCCATCGCGGTGATCTCGGCGGTGCTGTCGGCCAGATCCCCCGCGCTCGCCGCGACGGAACTGGCGCTCCTCTTCAACAGGAAGGCGATGCAGCCGCGCGGCGGCGTGCTCACCGTGGCCGGGAGCGACTCGGGAGGGGGCGCCGGCATCCAGGCGGACCTGAAGACTGTGACGCTTTTGGGAAGCTACGGCGCCTCTGCCGTCACCGCGCTTACCGCACAGAACACCCGCGGCGTTACCGCCATCCATCCGGTCCCGGCCGCCTTCCTCGCGGAACAGATCGACGCGGTCCTTACGGACATCCCGATCGACGTGGTGAAGGTAGGGATGCTCTCCTCGGCCGAGAACGCCGCCACCCTCGCCGACAGGCTCACCGACCACGGCGTGAGGATGGTGGTGCTCGACCCGGTGATGAGCGCCAAGGGGGGGGTAGCGCTCATGGAGGACGAGGCGCTAGGCGTCCTGAAACAGAGGCTCATCCCGCTTTGCTACCTGCTCACGCCGAACATCCCGGAGGCCGAGGCCCTCACCGGGCTCACCATCACCGATACGGCCGGCATGGAACTAGCTGCTCGGGCTCTGCACCTCATGGGGGCAAAGCACGTGCTGGTCAAGGGGGGGCACCTGACCGAGGGGGTAGTCACCGACATCCTCTTCGACGGCGCCGGCTTCACCCGCTTCACGGCTCCGCGCGTACTCACCCGCAACACCCACGGCACCGGCTGCACGCTGGCCTCGGCAATAGCAAGCTATCTAGCCCAGGGGGAACCGCTCCCCGGCGCGGTGCTCCGGGCGAAGCTCTTCGTCACCCGCGCCATCAAGTACGCCCAACCGCTGGGAAAGGGGCACGGCCCCGTGAACCATTTCATGGCGGCAAGAGACCAGGCCGAATAA
- the thiC gene encoding phosphomethylpyrimidine synthase ThiC, producing the protein MTQLEYARKGIITDKMKTAALAEGVDPEFIRAGIAAGNIIICHNNKHANGTPLAVGKGLRTKVNANIGSSADDLNFENELEKVRVAVASGADAIMDLSTGGPVDEIRRAVIAETSACIGTVPLYQAALDAVRKHKKAIVEMTVEDIFQGVIKHAEDGVDFITVHCGVTRSTVERMRKEGRIMDVVSRGGAFTIEWMAHNNAENPLYEHFDRLLEIVKAYDMTLSLGDGFRPGCLADATDRAQIHELILLGELTQRAQEYGVQVMIEGPGHMPLNQIEANILLQKRLCHGAPFYVLGPLVTDIAPGYDHITSAIGGTIAAAAGADFLCYVTPSEHLKLPSVEDVREGVMASRIAAHAADIVKGVKGAMEKDNEMARCRKKLDWEGQFALAIDPVKARRLREESGVADHGACTMCGEFCAYKVMDDATQREKANSANAA; encoded by the coding sequence ATGACTCAGCTCGAATACGCCCGCAAGGGGATCATTACCGACAAGATGAAGACCGCGGCCCTCGCCGAAGGGGTGGATCCGGAATTCATCCGCGCCGGTATCGCCGCGGGCAACATCATCATCTGCCACAACAACAAGCACGCAAACGGGACCCCACTCGCAGTGGGCAAGGGGCTCAGAACCAAGGTGAACGCCAACATCGGCTCCTCCGCCGACGACCTCAACTTCGAGAACGAGCTGGAGAAGGTGCGCGTGGCCGTGGCCAGCGGCGCCGACGCCATCATGGACCTCTCGACCGGCGGACCGGTGGACGAGATCCGCCGCGCCGTGATCGCCGAGACCTCCGCCTGCATCGGCACCGTGCCGCTGTACCAGGCGGCACTCGACGCGGTCAGAAAGCACAAGAAGGCGATCGTGGAGATGACGGTCGAGGACATCTTCCAGGGGGTGATCAAACACGCCGAGGACGGCGTCGACTTCATCACCGTGCACTGCGGAGTGACCCGTTCGACGGTCGAGCGCATGCGCAAGGAAGGGCGCATCATGGACGTGGTCTCCCGCGGCGGCGCCTTCACCATCGAGTGGATGGCCCACAACAACGCGGAAAACCCGCTCTACGAGCACTTCGACCGCCTGCTGGAAATCGTCAAGGCCTACGACATGACCCTGTCGCTGGGAGACGGCTTCCGCCCCGGCTGCCTGGCCGATGCGACCGACCGCGCCCAGATCCACGAGCTGATCCTTTTGGGCGAACTCACCCAGCGCGCGCAGGAGTACGGCGTGCAGGTAATGATCGAGGGGCCCGGCCACATGCCGCTGAACCAGATCGAGGCCAACATCCTCTTGCAGAAGAGGCTTTGCCACGGCGCTCCCTTCTACGTGCTCGGGCCGCTGGTCACCGACATCGCACCGGGCTACGACCACATCACCTCGGCCATCGGCGGCACCATAGCCGCGGCCGCCGGGGCCGACTTCCTCTGCTACGTGACACCTTCGGAGCACCTGAAGCTCCCGAGCGTCGAGGACGTGCGCGAGGGTGTCATGGCGAGCCGCATCGCGGCACACGCAGCCGACATCGTCAAGGGGGTCAAGGGGGCCATGGAGAAGGACAACGAGATGGCCCGCTGCCGCAAGAAGCTCGATTGGGAGGGGCAGTTCGCCCTCGCCATCGACCCGGTAAAGGCGCGCCGCCTGAGGGAGGAGTCGGGGGTCGCCGACCACGGCGCCTGCACCATGTGCGGCGAGTTCTGCGCCTACAAGGTGATGGACGACGCCACCCAGCGCGAAAAGGCCAACTCAGCCAACGCGGCCTAA
- a CDS encoding heavy metal sensor histidine kinase, with protein MKIGKTLRLLKKGILVDRPGAFSIAHNLAMVHILTILVAFTVCATLLYFKIVEQLDQSANAELRSEIASIRTLLFSSNGVDMLRNSMQNEAESEEVGRHSILLRLLDKNGNPLLEGKNLKGVPIAAFPLAGDCQLKKYRAEDGKLYLIRNAALHDPLSQSNGWRLQIAVDLSPHERLAASYRTYLILFGFGGLLFAIPSSLLVVRHGLKPLNDLSDTIAQVTDDELGTRLNPAIFPVEMQSLANSFNTMMDTLETSFQRLSHYSGNLAHELRTPIGNLMLQTEIALSKERTPEAYREVLASALEEYTQLSLTIDRLLFLARADSNNNDLLLQRLAAEGEASEVIDYFSEEAAEAGITLECRGAAVIAADRTLFRRALSNLVSNAISHTPSGGVVSVTIRPRNDGSVEVDVSDTGCGIEAKHLPMLFDRFYRIDQEVEGELRVGTGLGLAIVKAIMTMHRGRVLAWSKLGKGTTITMRFNHRQ; from the coding sequence TTGAAGATCGGTAAGACGCTGCGGCTTCTAAAAAAAGGGATTCTGGTCGACCGTCCCGGGGCTTTCTCCATCGCCCACAACCTGGCCATGGTGCATATCCTTACCATCCTGGTCGCCTTCACCGTCTGCGCCACCTTGCTGTACTTCAAGATCGTCGAACAGTTGGACCAATCCGCCAACGCTGAACTCAGGTCGGAAATCGCCTCCATCAGGACGCTGCTTTTCTCCTCCAACGGAGTAGATATGCTCCGGAACTCGATGCAGAACGAGGCCGAGAGCGAGGAGGTGGGGCGTCACAGCATACTGCTCCGCCTCCTGGATAAAAACGGCAACCCGCTCCTCGAAGGCAAGAACCTCAAGGGCGTTCCCATCGCGGCCTTCCCGCTGGCGGGGGACTGTCAGCTCAAGAAGTACCGGGCCGAAGACGGCAAGTTATACCTGATCCGCAACGCAGCGCTGCACGACCCCCTGTCGCAAAGCAACGGCTGGCGCCTGCAGATCGCCGTCGACCTCTCCCCGCATGAAAGGCTTGCCGCCAGCTACCGCACCTACCTGATCCTTTTCGGCTTCGGCGGCCTTTTGTTCGCCATACCCAGTTCGCTTCTCGTGGTGCGGCACGGGTTGAAGCCGCTCAACGACCTCTCCGACACCATCGCGCAGGTAACCGACGACGAACTCGGCACGAGGCTCAACCCCGCCATCTTCCCCGTCGAGATGCAGTCCCTGGCCAACTCCTTTAACACCATGATGGACACCCTGGAAACGTCCTTCCAGCGTCTTTCGCACTACTCGGGGAACCTGGCGCACGAGCTGCGCACCCCGATAGGCAACCTGATGCTGCAGACCGAAATAGCCTTGTCCAAGGAAAGGACGCCGGAGGCCTACCGCGAAGTACTCGCCTCGGCGCTGGAGGAGTACACCCAGCTCTCCCTGACCATAGACCGGCTGCTCTTTCTGGCGCGCGCCGACAGCAACAACAACGATCTTTTGCTGCAAAGGCTCGCGGCAGAGGGGGAGGCTTCCGAGGTCATCGACTACTTCTCGGAGGAGGCGGCCGAGGCCGGCATCACCCTGGAGTGCCGCGGCGCCGCCGTCATCGCTGCCGACCGGACCCTCTTTCGCCGTGCGCTCAGCAACCTGGTTTCCAACGCCATCTCGCATACCCCGAGCGGCGGTGTGGTTTCGGTTACCATTCGCCCCCGCAATGACGGCAGCGTCGAGGTGGACGTGAGCGATACCGGGTGCGGCATAGAAGCCAAGCATCTGCCGATGCTGTTCGACCGTTTCTACCGGATAGACCAGGAAGTGGAGGGGGAGCTCCGCGTCGGAACCGGGCTTGGGCTCGCCATCGTCAAGGCGATCATGACCATGCATCGCGGCCGGGTGCTGGCGTGGAGCAAGCTGGGGAAAGGGACCACCATCACCATGCGCTTCAACCACCGCCAGTAG
- a CDS encoding heavy metal response regulator transcription factor: MYFLIVEDAEKTAEQLRRGLSEMSVTVDVASDGLKGLAMARERDYDLIVLDLMLPGIDGFEVVKRLREGGSTTPVMILTARDEVHDRITGLQLGADDYLVKPYSFAELCARVQALLRRGQVVQQDEIQVADLTVNFFAHKATRAGKNLELTPKEFALLSLLIRRAGEVQSRLRIAERVWNLGFDANLKIVDVKVAALRAKVDGPYEKKLIHTVRGLGYILEDR; the protein is encoded by the coding sequence ATGTACTTTTTGATCGTGGAAGACGCGGAAAAAACCGCTGAACAGTTGCGCAGAGGATTGTCGGAGATGTCGGTGACGGTGGACGTCGCATCCGACGGGCTCAAGGGGCTGGCGATGGCCCGGGAGAGGGACTACGACCTGATCGTCCTCGACCTTATGCTCCCCGGCATCGACGGGTTCGAGGTGGTGAAGCGGTTGCGCGAAGGGGGATCTACCACTCCGGTCATGATCCTTACCGCGCGCGACGAGGTGCACGACCGCATCACCGGGCTGCAGCTTGGGGCGGACGACTACCTGGTCAAGCCGTACTCTTTCGCCGAACTTTGCGCCCGGGTCCAGGCGCTGTTGCGCCGGGGACAGGTGGTGCAGCAGGACGAGATACAGGTGGCGGACCTTACCGTCAACTTCTTCGCCCACAAGGCGACCCGCGCGGGGAAGAACCTGGAACTCACCCCGAAGGAGTTCGCCCTGCTCTCCCTGCTGATCCGGCGGGCGGGAGAGGTGCAAAGCCGGTTGAGGATTGCCGAGCGGGTGTGGAACCTCGGCTTCGACGCCAACCTGAAGATCGTCGACGTCAAGGTAGCCGCCCTGAGGGCCAAGGTGGACGGGCCTTACGAGAAGAAGCTGATACACACGGTGCGCGGCTTGGGGTACATACTTGAAGATCGGTAA